The Deinococcus aquaedulcis region GGGACTCCCCGCTGCTGGCCATGGCTGAGGCCATTGCGCTGACCCACCACGAGCGCTGGGACGGCGCTGGCTACCCGCAGGGCCTGCGCGGCGAGGCCATTCCCCTGGTGGGCCGGGTGGTGGCGCTGGCGGATGTCTACGACGCCCTGGGCCGTGTGCGGCCCTACAAGCAGGCGTGGTCCCACGCAGCCATGGTGGAAGAAATCCGGCGCGGGGCCGGCACCCACTTTGATCCGCAGGTGGTGGCGGCCTTTCTGGACCTGCTGGCCGAGCGCCGCTGGGCGCCGCTGGGAGAGGCGGCTGGTCCGGCGCCTGGCCCCCCCCGCGCCTTGATTCCGTCCCCTGCCACGGAATTGTCAGGGGACGCCCCCTATAACGGAGCCATGGATGAGCTCTGGCAGGAACGCAACCGCAATCCCCAGTGGGTGCGTGCCGAGCTGGAGAACCGCGCGCCGTCGCCGCACCGCGCGGTCGTGGAGGCCTACCTGGACTGGCGCGCAGGCCACCCGGACCGCGCCATGGCCCGCCTCGTGGACGAACTGCCCGCCCTGAGCGGGCGCTGGCGGGGCCGGGCGCTGAACGTGCAGGCCAGCATTCTGGCGGAAGCGCTGGAACTGGATCAGGCCCATGTGCTCTACGCCGAGGAATTACGGGTGACCCAGGTCTGCGGGGACACGGCGGGGGAGTGGCGGGCGCGTCATGACCTGGGCAATCTGTTTCTCGATATTGCCCCCGAGCGCTGCGCCGGCCCCCTGCGCGAGGTGATTGCGGGTGCCCAGGCGGCAGGCGAACTGGACACCCTGATCGTGGCGCACCTGAACAGCGCCCTGTATGCCGAAGGGCTGGGGCTGAGTGAGGGCCAGCGCGCCGAGCATCTTTCGGCGGTGCTGGCCCTGGCCGAGCAGACGTGGCCAGACCTGTATGCGGTGGCGCGCGTGATCCTGGTGGATGACGCCCTGCGGGCAGGCGATCTGGCCCAGGCCGAAGCCCATCTGGCGGCGGTGCGCGCCCTGCCGCCGCTGACCATCCGGCAGTCGCGCAGCGACCTGCTGCTGGCCGAGTGTCAGGTGTGGCGGGCCCAGGGGCAGGCCGCCCAGGCCGCAGCGTTGCTGCGCGACGAGCTGTCCCGAGTCCCGCTGGTGGAGCAGCCCCGGTTGCTGCGGCCCCTGGCACAGGCCCTGGAAGAAGCGGGCGATCTGGCCGGTGCGCTGGCCGCCGAGCGGCAGCATAGTGAAGCCTGGAAGGCTGCAGAAGGCACCCGGCGCGAGCGCACCATGCGCGCCCTGGAGGTCTGGCACTGCACGTCCCAGGCCCGCGCCGAGGCCGAGCGCGAACGGGAGCGGGCGCTGCAGTTGCAGGTGGCCCTCAGTGAACTGCGCGCCGCCCACGAGCAGATTCAGGAAATCAGCCGCCGCGACGGCCTGACGGGGCTCTACAACCGCCAGCACCTCATGGAAGCGGGCGCCGCTGCGCTGGCCCAGGCCACCTCGTCGCGCCCCGCGCAGGTGGCCCTGCTGGACGTAGACAAGTTCAAGCGCATCAATGACGAGGCGGGCCACCACGCCGGTGACGAGGTGCTGCGCGGCGTGGCGCGGCTGTTGCAAGAAGGCCTGCGTCCAGGTGACCTGTGCGCCCGCTTTGGGGGCGAGGAATTTGTGGTGGTGCGCCCGGCTGGCGCTGGCCATGATCTGGCGGCCGATCTGCGCCGTCTGGGGCGCGCCATGACCCAGCACCCCTGGGCTCTGCCCGCCGCGCTAACGGTCAGCGCCAGTGTGGGCGTGGCTGTGGCCACCACTGCCGATCTGCAGCAGGCCCTGGCCCAGGCCGACGCGCGAATGTACGCGGCCAAACGCGACGGTGGCGGCCGCGTGTATGACCACGATCCAGTGCCGGCCTAAGAACCCGGAGCAGGTGAGGCGGTAGACGTCAGTTGCGCTGGGCGACCAGCGGGCGTAGGCCAAGGTCCAGACAGCGGAAGAGCTGGGGCGCCGCCTTCAGAGCCCAGTTCGGCGCCGGGCGGGGGGCTGGCACTCTGAATCACCGCACACAAAAAAGCCCCGGCTATGGACCGGGGCCTTGTCTGGCGGCTTCGCTTACGCCTGACCGTACATCACAGCGCGCTTAACTTCCTCAATCAGCTGGGTGATGGGAATGTCGCGCGGGCAGGCTTCGGTGCAGTTGTACGCGGTGCGGCAGCGCCACACGCCCGTGTTCTGGTTCATGATACCCAGGCGCTGGTGCGTGGCCTCGTCGCGGCTGTCGAAGATAAAGCGGTGCGCCTGCACAATGGCGGCCGGGCCCAGGTACGACCCGTTGACCCAGAAGATGGGGCAGGAGGTCGTGCAGCACGCGCACAGAATGCAGTTGCTGGAGTGCGCCATGCGCTCGGCCTGCTCTTCGCTCTGAATGCGCTCGGCGGCGGGGGCCGGCGACTCGTTGATGAAGTACGGCATGATCGCCTTATAGGAGTCGAAAAACGGCTCCATGTCCACCAGCAGGTCCTTTTCCACCTTCAGGCCCCGGATGGGCTCAACCTGGATGGTGCCGCCGTTTTTGGCCACGTCGCGCACCAGGGTCTTGCAGGCCAGCCGGTTGCGGCCGTTGATCAGCATGGCGTCGCTGCCGCAGATGCCGTGCATGCACGAGCGGCGGAAGGTCAGGCTGGGTTCCAGGTACCACTTGATGTGGTTGATGACGTCCAGCACGCGGTCGCCCGGCTGGGCTTCCACGTCGTAGGTGGTCCAGTGCGCCTTCTTGTCCTTTTCAGGGTCAAAGCGCAGGACCTTGACTTTCAGTTGCAGCATGGGGACCCCCAGGGGGGCCACCACGCCGGTATTGGTTGCAGTCTGGGTCATGGGGATTCCTTGCGAGGTGGGGCTCAGTACACGCGCGGCTTGGGTTCAAAGGCCCGCGTGAACCCCTTCAGGGCCACCGGCTTGTAGCCAATAACCACGTTGCCATCCTTGTTCAGGTCCTTGTAGGCCATGGTGTGCTTGAGCCAGTTGCTGTCGTCGCGCTCGGCGTAGTCCTCGCGGTCGTGCGCCCCGCGCGACTCGGTGCGGTTCAGGGCACTGGCGGTCATGGCCTCCGCACAGTCAAGCATAAAGCCCAGTTCCATGGCCTCGATCAGCTCACTGTTGTAGCGGCGGCTGGGGTCCGACACCGTGACGTTGTGGTAGCGGGCCTTGAGCTCCTGAATGATGCCGACCTGACGCTCCATGTCGGGGCCGTTGCGGAAGATGCCCACGTTGTTCATCATGGATTCCTGCAGCTCCTTGCGGATGGCGGCGGCGTTGTCCTTGCCACTTCCATTGCGCAGGCGGTCGAACATATCCATCGTCTCGCGCTCGGCCCCTTCGGGCATGTCGGGGAACTCGACCTGGCGGGCGTACTGCGCGGCGTAGATCCCCGCGCGGCGGCCGAACACCACGAGGTCGCCGAGGCTGTTGGTGCCCAGGCGGTTGGCGCCGTGCAGCGACACGCACGCCTGCTCGCCCGCCGCATACAGCCCTTCGATGCTGCCGCCCGAACCGTCACTGAGGCACAGGCCGTTCAGGTCGGTGGGAATGCCACCCATGGCGTAGTGCGCGGTGGGCTGAATCGGCACGAGGTCCTTGACCGGGTCCATGCCCAGGTAGGTGCGGGCCAGGTCGGTAATCTCGGCCAGCTTGCCCTCAATCACGTCACGCGGTAGGTGCGTCAGGTCAATGTTGACGGCGTCCTTGTCGCGGCCCACGCCGCGCCCCTCGCGGATCTCCTTGATGATGGAGCGCGACACGATGTCGCGGGGCGCGAGGTCCTTGATGGTGGGCGCGTAGCGTTCCATGAACCGCTCGCCGCTGTCGTTGCGCAGGATGCCGCCCTCACCACGAATGCCTTCCGTCACCAGGATGCCCAGCTTGGCCAGCCCGGTGGGGTGGAACTGGTAGAACTCCATGTCTTCCAGCGGCAGCCCCTTGCGGTAGTAGATGCTCATCAGGTCGCCGGTCAGCGTCAGGGCATTCGAGGTGATCTTGAAGATGCGCCCGTAGCCGCCCGCTGCCAGAATGACCGCCTTGGCGTGGAAGGTGTGAATCTCGCCCGTGGCGAGGTGGTAGGCCACCAGCCCCCGGCAGCGCCCGCCCTCAATGATCAGGTCGGTGACGTGGAATTCGTTGAAAAAGGTGGTGCCGGCCTTGACGTTCTGCTGGTACAGCGTCTGCAGGATCATGTGGCCGGTGCGGTCCTTGGCGTAGCAGCTGCGCTCCACCGCCGCCTTGCCGAAGTCGCGGGTGTGGCCGCCGAACTTGCGCTGGGCAATCTTGCCCTCGGGCGTGCGCGAAAACGGCAGGCCCATGTGCTCCAGCTCGTACACAGCGTCAATGATGTCCTTGGCGAACACCTCGGCGGCGTCCTGGTCGGTCAGGTAGTCGCCGCCCTTGACGGTGTCGAACATGTGCCATTCCCAGTGGTCTTCCTGCACGTTGCCCAGCGCCGCGCCAATGCCGCCCTGCGCCGCGCCCGTGTGCGAGCGCGTGGGGTACAGCTTGGAGATACAGGCCACGCTCACGTTGCCCTTGGCGGCGTACAGCGCGGCCATCAGCCCGGCGCCGCCTGCACCCACCACCAGCACGTCATAACGATGATGCATAGTTTTCAGTCTTCCTTTGCGGGAATTAAATGGAGAACAGGCCCACGGTGCCGAAGGCGAACACGAGCGCCACCACGGTGTAGAACACGCCCTTGACCCAGGCGCGGTTGGGGCGCGAACGCACGTAGTCCTCAATGGAATAGCGCGCGCCGTTGGCGCCGTGCAGCAGCGACAGCGACAGAATCAGCCAGTCGTAGAACTTCCAGGCCGGGTTGGCCAGCTTGTTCACCACGGCGTCGTAGGTGGCGTCGGACTCGCTGACCTGAATAAAGGTCATGTAGATGTGCCCCAGGACCAGAAACATCAGGATCAGGCCGCTGATGCGCATGAAGATCCACCAGTTCAGCTCGGCGTTGGTGTGCGACTGCGCGCGGGCGTCGGTGAAGGTGCGGGCGCGGATCATCAGTAGCCCCCCATGATGCGCGGGTACAGGGTCCAGGCGGCGTACACGAAGGCGGCGGCGCTGATCAGCAGCACCCCGTACCACATCTGGCGCTGGTAGGCCACGCCAAAGCCCGTGAAGTCCATGATGATGATGCGCAGGCCGTTAAACGCGTGGTACACCACGCCCGCCGTCACGAAGATCAGGCCCACACGGAAGGGCCACAGGTCGTAACGCTCGTGAATCACCATGTAGAACTCTTCGCCGAAAATAAACGACCCGATGCTGAACACGTGCAGCAACAGGTAAGCCAGAATCGCCAGTCCGGACAGGCGGTGAAGCAGGAACGCCCACTGCCCCTCTCTTCCTCGGTACATCCTTATGTCCTCCTCAACGTCTTTGCCCGGGCATGGTTGCCGGTGCTGCCTTACGCCCACACACTCTAGGGCGAACGTTATGCCGAGTGGGTGACCGTTCACACCACGCTTTCAGACGGGCACAAGTCTATCACTCTGGGCCCAAAGGGCGCCCCGAAAGCGGCCCGCTTCCCAGAACGCGGCCAGGGCGCGCTACCCTGTGCGCCATGAGCACCAAAGACCCCGCCCTGGAAGCCGAGTTCACCCGCAAGATGGTGCTGGGCATCCTGGGTACCCTGGAACAGAAGGGCCTCCTGAGCAAAGAAGAGGTGGACGGCATCATCAAGGCCGCCCGGCAGGCTGCGCAGCCCGCACCAAAGCGGCCCCTGGGCGGCCCCGCTGGCCCCGGCACGACCTGGGTCCGGCCCGGGCAGAGCCACGAGCCGGTTGACCGCAGCACCCCAGTGGCCATTCCCAATGTGCAGCGGCAGCCGGAGCCGGTCAGGGCGGAACCTGCCCCGCCTGTCATTGACATCGATTTGAAGTAAGTCTCGGGGCTCGACTCTTGTGAGAGTGGCAGTACGAGATGTTTTTCACAGGTCCATACCAATTGGACACGTCCCGCTTTCGGTCAAATGAGGCAACAGATGAGGCGCTAATGCGCTATGGGTGAGTCGTATGACGATACGACGACCGAGTTCTCATGCTCCGCCTTCTCGCACCCGCCGTTACGGCGGGGCTTTGCTGGCTACTCTGTTTCTGACCACCACCCATCTGCCCGGTGTGGTGGCCCTGGCGGCGCCCCAGATCTTTGCCCGTGTGGGGCCCGGCGCCAGCAATTTCCCCGCCAATTTTGCGGCGTTCACCGATCCCACCTTTGGCGAGATTGGCGACGCGATCAATGTGGCCAACGGCAACGCCTACTTCCAGACCGCTAACGTCAACTGGAACAACCTCAACACCTCTAACACCGGTACCGCCAACTCAGCCAGCAAAACGCAGACGAACGGGGTGCTGCGGCTGTACGGGTTCAATTCGGCCCACGGGAGCCCGGTGGCAGCGGAGTA contains the following coding sequences:
- a CDS encoding diguanylate cyclase, with amino-acid sequence MSEPHGRMADPASTPAATRLGELLGAAHLARPTEVWRCLPLMQQALPLARVAGDPVQVAEVLTLLGLAQLMTGQLRGALAPLNEAIALATEHGAAHIAADATLCLGKTLAELGDASAMDCQRAAQRQFAALGDRAQEAGAVQALGLTLHKRLEYKAAVPMHLLGVEMHRALGDERRAAYGLAYLGETYADMGMAVMDTDPEGGRARLAQAAPLLTEAAEIAARTADARLRRTAAAALAQVEFDRGRAEAAARWLAQAFEAARSSQDLLGEGYVLQEQARQQQRCGDLSGALRSLRRACTLMEGAGAQKGLLGVLYQMVQLQEQLGELSPALNTLRRAHTQELALRDEANETRFQLARFRLENQRHRAEAEQERRRAQELERLVQQRTAQLEASHFALLERLAVVAEFRDSETAGHTRRVGALAALLARRLGMPEPEAAMLQLAARLHDIGKIAIPDDVLLKPGPLSTDEWALMQTHAVRGAQMLAGRDSPLLAMAEAIALTHHERWDGAGYPQGLRGEAIPLVGRVVALADVYDALGRVRPYKQAWSHAAMVEEIRRGAGTHFDPQVVAAFLDLLAERRWAPLGEAAGPAPGPPRALIPSPATELSGDAPYNGAMDELWQERNRNPQWVRAELENRAPSPHRAVVEAYLDWRAGHPDRAMARLVDELPALSGRWRGRALNVQASILAEALELDQAHVLYAEELRVTQVCGDTAGEWRARHDLGNLFLDIAPERCAGPLREVIAGAQAAGELDTLIVAHLNSALYAEGLGLSEGQRAEHLSAVLALAEQTWPDLYAVARVILVDDALRAGDLAQAEAHLAAVRALPPLTIRQSRSDLLLAECQVWRAQGQAAQAAALLRDELSRVPLVEQPRLLRPLAQALEEAGDLAGALAAERQHSEAWKAAEGTRRERTMRALEVWHCTSQARAEAERERERALQLQVALSELRAAHEQIQEISRRDGLTGLYNRQHLMEAGAAALAQATSSRPAQVALLDVDKFKRINDEAGHHAGDEVLRGVARLLQEGLRPGDLCARFGGEEFVVVRPAGAGHDLAADLRRLGRAMTQHPWALPAALTVSASVGVAVATTADLQQALAQADARMYAAKRDGGGRVYDHDPVPA
- a CDS encoding succinate dehydrogenase iron-sulfur subunit, which gives rise to MTQTATNTGVVAPLGVPMLQLKVKVLRFDPEKDKKAHWTTYDVEAQPGDRVLDVINHIKWYLEPSLTFRRSCMHGICGSDAMLINGRNRLACKTLVRDVAKNGGTIQVEPIRGLKVEKDLLVDMEPFFDSYKAIMPYFINESPAPAAERIQSEEQAERMAHSSNCILCACCTTSCPIFWVNGSYLGPAAIVQAHRFIFDSRDEATHQRLGIMNQNTGVWRCRTAYNCTEACPRDIPITQLIEEVKRAVMYGQA
- the sdhA gene encoding succinate dehydrogenase flavoprotein subunit; protein product: MHHRYDVLVVGAGGAGLMAALYAAKGNVSVACISKLYPTRSHTGAAQGGIGAALGNVQEDHWEWHMFDTVKGGDYLTDQDAAEVFAKDIIDAVYELEHMGLPFSRTPEGKIAQRKFGGHTRDFGKAAVERSCYAKDRTGHMILQTLYQQNVKAGTTFFNEFHVTDLIIEGGRCRGLVAYHLATGEIHTFHAKAVILAAGGYGRIFKITSNALTLTGDLMSIYYRKGLPLEDMEFYQFHPTGLAKLGILVTEGIRGEGGILRNDSGERFMERYAPTIKDLAPRDIVSRSIIKEIREGRGVGRDKDAVNIDLTHLPRDVIEGKLAEITDLARTYLGMDPVKDLVPIQPTAHYAMGGIPTDLNGLCLSDGSGGSIEGLYAAGEQACVSLHGANRLGTNSLGDLVVFGRRAGIYAAQYARQVEFPDMPEGAERETMDMFDRLRNGSGKDNAAAIRKELQESMMNNVGIFRNGPDMERQVGIIQELKARYHNVTVSDPSRRYNSELIEAMELGFMLDCAEAMTASALNRTESRGAHDREDYAERDDSNWLKHTMAYKDLNKDGNVVIGYKPVALKGFTRAFEPKPRVY
- a CDS encoding succinate dehydrogenase hydrophobic membrane anchor subunit; protein product: MIRARTFTDARAQSHTNAELNWWIFMRISGLILMFLVLGHIYMTFIQVSESDATYDAVVNKLANPAWKFYDWLILSLSLLHGANGARYSIEDYVRSRPNRAWVKGVFYTVVALVFAFGTVGLFSI
- the sdhC gene encoding succinate dehydrogenase, cytochrome b556 subunit, with the translated sequence MRMYRGREGQWAFLLHRLSGLAILAYLLLHVFSIGSFIFGEEFYMVIHERYDLWPFRVGLIFVTAGVVYHAFNGLRIIIMDFTGFGVAYQRQMWYGVLLISAAAFVYAAWTLYPRIMGGY